The genomic stretch CAAAAGCACGGCTTATTGCAGCTCTAGGTCCCAGCAGGCCCGGCTCCGTCTTTATTTGAGTAGCCTGGCTACACTGCATCCTAGGACTTGGTCTCTATAGGGTTCACCTTTTTTGTGAAAGACTAAATGGCTATAATCAGCTCCACTTCATACAGACTAGATGTGGCTCTGAGGCCCCAGATAAATTGTCAAGTGACTTTAATTTGGGCAAAGTTTGGACATCCTGGCACTGTGCACACTTGGCATTCTCCTGATAGTCCAGGAGAAGAGAGGTAGGAGTGGCTCTGTTGCCTGGAGCAAAATGGAAGTGTTTCCTTTTTGTCATTGCAGAACTTtcatctcattgacttcaatgtgctgACAGTGACGACAATTGTCTTAGCGCGCAGGCTGATCGGTGCCATCGTGAAGGAGGTAAAGCTGCAGGCCAAACTCAGAACTATTCTCTCCTTCCCAACCTTCTCTGACTAGCATCTGTGTTTGCCTTTCTGTATCGTGGATGCATTAGGTAAAAGAATGCCGAGAAGTGAGTTTCAACTCAGTAGAGAGCCTTATCAAGCCAAAACACCAGCCTCATTAGTTGTGTGCACTAGCTGTTATTGCTGAAGTGACATCAGTAAAGCAACAGTTTCTGTAGGACCTGCATAATAGTGGCTACAGAGAGATCTGCAGGTACTCTAAGTGCTTAGAGTGCTGTATGTTTTCAAAGGGCTATGCTGACATGAACTGAGTATAGAAGATTCTTAGAATGGAAtgataaatttaaaagaaaaaactagATGATAGCTAGTACCTGGCAGCTTAAACATAGGGTGAAGTTTGGACATTCTGGAAGCTGAATGTAAAATTGAGTGTCCCTTTTAAACTTCAGCCTTTTCCCTGCCCTGTTCTGAAGGGTTTTGAACTGACTGCAACATAAAACCTAGACGTGGTTTCCTACTGGCAAACTGATTTACAGAGATGTCGCCATCCATTACTCATATGAGTTTCACTGTATTATGTATATTTGATGGTTACTGAATTCCTAGCATTTCAGTCTGTTGTGGGTTTGCTTTATCCTTTCCTAAAGAATGACGTATGGCTCCTttcaccttcccttcccctttagTTACTCCAGCTTCCTGCAGAGAGGAAGCTGAATAACCTAACCGTTTATATTTGCGGATGCATTTGGCTCACTTCAGAGGCTTGCTGCAGAACATTGGATTCTGGagttttttcttcccattttgtTCAGGAAAGTAATCTGCTTCTTGCTTGAGCAGCCTTCGAGGCTGCAGGCAGGTGATCCTCCAGGACTAGACAAGACACCACAGGAGCTCGCCGCTCCCCCAGCGGAACAGGAAGTGTATATTAAATCTGTGCCCAGGGTTCAGCTTCTTGATCTTGGAGAGTCCAGATGCAGATTCTGATCTAAGTCAGGcctctctcctccagctgcagtcacatgGCACCTGGAGGTCACTCCACCTCCACTACTGTGTGGTGCTGGCTTAGTGGGACCAAGTAGAACTCGTTCACTAGTTACGCTGCTAGTTTCTCCTGTTGGCTTTCCAGAAGGAGATAAGTTGTCTGACTCCTGCCCTGCTCTTTCTCCTCTGCAGGCTTCACAAAGCAGCAAAGTCTCCCTACCGCGCTCCATTTTCCTTGTGATTACTCGGTTTGCAGTCCTCACTGGGACAGGCTGGAGCCTGTGCCGGTCAATAATTCACCTCTTCAGAACCTACTCATTCCTCAATCTCTTGTTCCTGTGTTACCCGTAAGTACCTCTCTTCTCCCGTCTGGGTTTAGATGATGAATTTCTAAAGCTGCCTGTCCAATCAAAGTCTGTTGTTACAATGCCATATGGGGCAAGATGTGGCTTGAAAGTAAATGAGCACTTGACTTCCTTGCCACAGAACTTAACCTTTCACTCTCTTGGTAGATCATAAAGACTATATTAGGTTAGATCTCTTGGGAGCTGGGTATATGTCTTTCCCATTCTACTTGAATGACCTGCCCGGTGAAGGAGTTAACCACAGTTTGCAAATTGCCCAGGGTTTCATAAAAAGACTGTCCACTTTGAGACATCTCATGCCTTAATTATGAGCAAACAGTATTAATATTGGCCGGCCACCTTTGTACACCTTTGTACGGCCATGTACATCCAAAACCTACAGTGCGTATTAGGTGGACCTGATTGTGTTGTCTCTAGCTTCCATTAGCTATGTGGACAATGTCATGTGGCTGTATCCCTCTAGCTCTCCCATTCTAGAATCTGTGTGTGAAGTGGCTCTCGTGATCAAACACCCTTCACAAGGGGATGTTGGGTGCTAAAGCATCTTCAGTATCATGGGAATGGCAGTCAGACTGGGGGGAGGAACTGGGGGTGATGATGTTACAGCCTTCCTGCCCATGTGCTTTTCCAGGTTCGGCATGTACATTCCTTTTCTCCAGCTGAACTGTGACTTTCGGAAGACGGCCCTCTTCTCCCAAGTGGCTAACATTGGCCCCCGAGAGACAGGGGACGTGAACTCCAGGGGTAAAGACTATCTAACGGTTTTAAAGGAGACCTGGAAGCAGCATACCAGGCAAATGTATGGCATGGAGGCCATGCCCACCCATGCGTGCTGCCTCTCTCCAGACCTGATCCGCAATGAGGTGGAGTATTTGAAGATGGACTTTAACTGGAGGATGAAAGAGGTGCTGGTGAGCTCCATGCTCAGTGCCTATTATGTGGCCTTTGTGCCTGTCTGGTTTGTGAAGGTGAGTGCCAATGCACCCTTATGTGCTCACCGCTCTAGCGTGTGCTTCGTGTAATTCCTCCCACTCATGGGACAAGCGAGGCAGTTTTGTTTCAGTCGCTAGCAAAATCGGACGCTGGTCCGGTACGGCCGCGATATGGTTAGTTCTCACCCGATGTATGGAAAGTGGGTACAGTAagtctaagggctggtctacacacacaTTCCTCAGAGACTCCTGTGTGGACAAACTTAAATCAATTTACACCTGGCTTATATGGATTTGCTTAATTCTGAATTGCCTGTGATGTCGTTAGTTTTGTGGAGTAAAAGGGGTCTGAATGTTGAGACGCTTGAAAGAAATAGAAAAGTGTAAATTTAACTCTGTAATACAATACAGAATCCTACTGTGTGTTTCAGCCACTGAACTCTCTGATTACCTTGAGTTACACAAACTTCTATATTCCTGTCATCCATGGCAAAGCGTCATATGCTTGTTCCATCCGTTGGGGTGAAACTCTTTTCCCCCTTGGAGTTACAAAATTTCTTCTTTGGTTATGGCCAAGCCAACTTTTCATGAACTGTAATGTCTAGTTGGGACATATTCAAGACACGAGTaagactgattttcttttctttcctaccTCTCTTTAGGGAGGGGGTGAATTGTAATAGAGGGGACTCTCCCCCATCTATTTTATTGGATTTTCACAGTAAGTTGTACTGTACAGCAAATGTATTTGGATGAGTATAAAACGAGACTAGAGACTTCAGGGACCTATTGTAATCTGCCATGCCTCCGGCTTCGTGGCTGTCACTTTTGCAAGCCATGGGAATAGAACTCAAAGCCGCCTGCTCTAAGAGTGCAGGCCCCCTACTGTTTGAGCTAAAGCAGAATCATTGTTTGCTTCTAGCAGTATGGGGTCTATGAGCAGTAGTGATTCTCCCAGTGGCATCGAGACAGAGTATTGCAGCATAAGTGTCAGTTGTGGAATTCATGCTCAGTCACTGTCCCCCTCGTACGCAGAAGAGTGACTGTTGCCCGAATAGGACCCCTTCTCCCAGCTGGTCGTAGATTTTTGCATCTGAAGTGTTCTCTTGGTTGGCCAATTACTGCTGAATGCAGGGCTGGTACAgctgctgccctgctctgcctctgatTTCTCAAGCAGGAATAATTGCTGCTGTGAAAAGGCACCGGTTCGCTTGAGTGCCTCGTGTTCGAACTCTGTTTTCTTGGGTCAGGGTGTCCTAATGCATTTTTACACTGTattcctgccccccacagaataCTCAGTACTACGACAAACGGTGGTCGTGTGAGCTGTTCCTGCTGGTATCCATCAGTACGTCTGTGATTCTGATGCagcatctcttgcctgcccgctACTGCGACCTCCTCCACAAAGCTGCAGCACACCTGGGCTGCTGGCAGAAGGTCGATCCTGCCCTATGCTCCAATGTGCTACAGCATCAGTAAGGACCTCTCCCACTGGCTAGCACTGGTTTGTTCTCTCTTGTATGCTGGCTCTTGTCATGCTGGGGTGGGGAAAAAATCTGCCAGGCTGCTATTCACCCTTGGGGAGAGATCTCTCTCTAGGTTCAGCAACAGGAAAATGAAACTGGAGTTGCTCCGTGTGGCTGCTAATCAGCCTAATGCTGTATGGGCATGATCTGTCCCATCCACTACCGAACGCAGCAAGCAAACCTCTGGTTTGTTGGTGAGCAGTGACAATGGCTATGAAACTCTTAGTTGTAGAGCTCGAcgagccaaattctgtcctcgcAAATAACCGCAACTTTACGTCTTAGCAAATAGTTAGAAGAGACCTTAGTGACACTCAGGGATTAGGACTGTCAATGGCTGCATTGGTGCAGCCCTCCCAGCTAATAGGGGAATGCCATTAACCCCCCTGCAGAAGCTCTGTTCAGAGCCGCAGCCAGCTGCCATGTGACTGATTTTGTCATTCTGGAGGTGGAACTAAGGGAGTTGGTTTCTCTTGCAGGTGGACAGAAGAATGCATGTGGCCACAGGGGGTGCTGGTGAAACACAGCAAGAACGTGTACAAAGCTGTGGGCCATTACAATGTGGCTGTGCCATCCGACGTGTCTCACTTCCGCTTTCATGTAAGCCGGCGTTGTTCCTCCTTTATTATTAGAATTATTTGTAGCACCATAGCGCCTagacaggatcagggccccattgcctggggcactgcacagacatataggcagtccctgccccaaagaacttagtcTAAATAAACGAGAGACACAAAGTTGGAAGGCCAGCAGGCACCGAGTGGTGAAGTGACTTCCTCACGAtcacacagcagggcagtgatagagccaggaatagcCCCTGGTATGAGTCTTACTCCTGTGCTTCCTCTCTCCCTGTCCCAAGCCTCTCCTGAGCACTAACAATGGGGGAGCTTTCTGAGAAGGACCTCTGTGCACTTGTTCTGGGGAGCAGAGCACCGAAGTTCTTTTCATTTGTGAGCAAGAAGGGAACGTGCTGCTAGGTGTCCAGAAGTGAAATCTTAGTACATTTGCTCATGGAGCATTCATTCCTGATGTGTCCTGTATTTCCTGTGGAGCGTCTGACTCCCATGCAGCACCTTACCCTGGGCTCTTTatcctccagttctttttcagCAAACCGCTGAGGATCTTGAACATTTTAATTCTGCTGGAAGGAGCTGTCATCTTCTACCAGCTCTACTCATTGATCTCGTCAGAGAAGTGGCACCAGACCATCTCGCTGGCTCTCATCCTCTTCAGCAATTATTACGCCTTCTTTAAGCTGCTGCGTGACCGGCTGGTACTGGGAAAAGCTTACTCATACTCTGCCAGCAGAGACTCAGAGCAGAAGTTCAATTAAATCGCACTGCTGCTCAGCTtgtattacaaaaaaaaaccttaaaaaacaaacaaaaaaaaaaaccacaaacaaccTCAGAGCTTTGTATTTTTGTTACCACTGCTTTTTTCTTTGATAACTGAtgtaattaaaaggaaaaaaatatttttgtactcccAACAGCTGTTTGTGTGTTTATTTAGCCGCATCAAACAATAAGCCTTCCACATCCTATCTTTACTTAAAGGGCATCTCCACATTAACAAATGACTCTGAACCTCCATTCTTGACAGGTGCAAATGTTGTTTATTGTGGGGGAAGAGGATGTTGGGAGGGGTCTGCCTGTGGAGTTGGGGAGGAATGAATAGATCAGTGTGGTCATGTTTAAGAGCTGCTTGTTGGTTGGGAGCAGTCAAGCCAAAGGCCCTGTCTGCAGGAGGAGTTTGTACTGACTCGGTGAAAGTGGCATGGCCCTTTGTGTGGACACGTGGTTTGAGTGCCTTCCTGTGATTTAgcttaaatcaaaataaatgctCACAAAAGGGCGTCGTGCCACTTTAACTTCATCTATTTGGAACCAGATGATTTGGATCAGTGAAATTTCTTCTCTCTTAGGCCTTGACTACACCATTTGGTTTAAAAATCGTatttaaaaaccaacaaaacctgCTTTCTTTCACTCTCACTGGCACTCCCTGAGATGATTAGAGTAAGGCTTTGTTTACCCTACAGACCTCTTCACGCTCCTGACCATCACAGCTACGCCAGAAGACAAGTGATCCCTGACccacagagctgggctggcagaagcccctagtgtagacacagctagatTGGCAAAACTGCTGTTACATAGATGGCTTGTTTTGCTTGGGGGTATGTGCAGTTTTACTACTGTGGTACAAAGTGCAGCTTTGCTCGCATTGCTGCGGCCACATGGAGTGCTTTGCTACTGTCGTGAACTGGTAAAGGAGTCcttgtgtagacacagccttatgGGGAATTAACCCTCTACTTTTCCTGTCTCCCTCTGGGGCTGGGTTTACACTGCATACAAATAGCCTGGCCAGATTTACTCTGTGGGTCTTAGGCACATGGCAGCCCTGTGCTCGGGGAGTTTCTGGGGCCACAGCTTCTGCAGTGGGAGGGTTGCAAACACTGCATTCTAAGCCAAAAACTCTGGTATTTTAccaaatggaaatatttggggttgtcttttttttttatcctgttTTATACTAAACGACCTGACCCTGGCCCTCTGAAAGGAGAGTGGCTTGTGCGGTGGGGAGGTTCTATAAAGGTCCAAAGGCTTTGAACACAAAGAACTGGTGGATCTAGCTCCAGTACCTGCTGGGCTATACCTGTATTTCTAACTGGCTCATTGCTGTGAGTTTATAGTGTGTGATTCACGCTTCTCAACTTCCTATGTTTGCGCTGGAGCAAGGACAGCTGGTGGGGATGTTGTTTTCAATAATGCCTAATTATGTTTTTGCAGCAGGATAAGTTATTGATTAAAGACATTTTGTAAGTACCCATGATCTGGGGTAATCAGTCATTCAAGCAACTTTCCTACTGTTCGGCAATTTCTAAAAAATAAATCTCTAAACAGCTGCCTTTAAAGTATTCTTTGCAAGGCAAACCATGTGGAAGTGACAACTGGTGTAAACTAAGCTTTGAAActgtttcccccccccagctccagtcATTTCCTAGTGACCtacaatggaaaaataaattgcCCTTGTCctttctttttttgtaaaaaaaacaagtgtccccctctccctccagcttccttcatttattttattttcctgcaCTAGAAGTTCAGGTCATGCCTAGGCTGGAGTCTTCTGTGGTGTTGGAGACCTAGTGCAACGAATGACATCACAAAAGTAAAGTTGGAGTAACAAGGTAGGGGACCGATGGTTGCTGGTGGCAGCTGTTTGTTTAGCTGCAGTGGCCAGTACTTTAGTGAGGGGAAGACAACCCTGCCCTTTCCATGAAGGGATTCACAGGGCTCCTTGGGAGCTAGAAGTCTTCATGAGAAGACCAGCCTTGACCTTcctgctttgaaaatgaaaagcaagcagcggttttttttaaatccaggccTCCTGATCCAGCATCAAGAAGCAAAACGAGGGCGCAGATCTCATCTTTACAATATTCTTGGCCTCTTACCTTTAAAAAGGAGGCCTGAGGCCTGTCCCACCCCAGAACAAAACGCTTTTCCCCAGCTGTATGCAGCCCCTGCAGGCAAAACTTATATAAGTGCCCCAGCCACCTCCACAGCAGCTGTCTCGGGATGGTGCAGGCCGGGGGAATCTGTAATCCACCCCTTAGTGATCGTGAATCTTCAGCGGGACCACTACACCTGAGAGCCCATTTTCAGAGGACGTGATGCATGCTGCACATCCTGCCGCGTTCCCcttcggggtgggggagaagctggAATTCTGGCGGTTTAGTGTGAAAGGGCACTCTGCAACCCAAATCCCTGCTGGGGGCGTGCCAGCTGCTGGCACTAGTGGGCAGCAGAGAGCTGCTCCTCCCCTAGGCTTTCATCTTTGAGGGGTGATGGCAGGCTGGCATCATTCTGTCAAACCCAGCCAGCTCTTCAGCTCAAGGCTGCAGCTGGCTACAGTCAGGAGCAGGGAAAAGTGATTGGGGCCATGCAAATGGCCTGGAACAAAGCAACTTAGGGGAACTGGTGTGTAAGGGGAGACCTCCAGAAAGTCAAGCCCGCCGGCGCCGCAGCCTGGAGGAAGCATGGGACAGGGGCTGGCACAGCCCAAGACAAGGCAGGTCTCGTTCAGACATGTCCCTGGAATGGCCGCAGCAGGAGCGGTTACCCCGACGTGTAGGGAGGGAGCCACTGCTGACCCACATAATAACAGAGATTGCTGCAACTGAAGGCCATGACACCTACCCAGTCATGAGGGCAGGCCCCCATCCTGCATCCCACCCCTGCCAACTGCACCCAGCAACACTTAGGAATGGGCGCACCGAAACCAAAAGCAAAGAAGAAGAAACACTGCCTGCTTCCCAGCGTGAAGGCGGATGCATGGCCTTGGCAgacgggaggggagggagtggcacTAGAAGGTGGCATGTCCAATGCACGGTGACCCTGGGTTCCTCCCAGTGCTCCACCTGCCTGATCATTATTTGATGGACATGCGCCCCGTAAGGCCGGGTGCATGGCAGCTGTCCCGGAGCTTTTCCAGGCTAATGCCCTGCCTTGTCCCTCATCTGGGGAGGAAACTCCACCTCAGCAGCCAGGCCAGGCAGTCTCAGTGCTGAGACAacaccagcccagcccaggtggGTGGGGATCGCGGGGGGGACCAGGGGCTGAAGTGTCGATAGGCGCTTGGCTGGAAAGAAGCTGTAATATACTGGCTGAAagggccccccccaccccaatcgcCTTAGAGCCAATCACTCAACTCTATCCAGCCAGTAGTTAGAGGAACGAGAGGTTCCACAGTGTCCAATGGGCAGGGAGAAGCCGCTAGCAACTAGGGACAGAAAATGCACTAATCAGGAAAACCCAGGGCTCCGCTGGCTGTAGGATGGCTGGATCACTTCAGCATGTGCAAAGCCGC from Eretmochelys imbricata isolate rEreImb1 chromosome 19, rEreImb1.hap1, whole genome shotgun sequence encodes the following:
- the TMEM39B gene encoding transmembrane protein 39B isoform X2 is translated as MGGRRGPNRTSYCRNPLCETGATGGSGHSTSSSVTGVRSRTRSGSGTGLSSPPLATQTVVPLRHCKIPELPVERSVLFELQLFFCHLIALFVHYINIYKTVWWYPPSHPPSHTSLNFHLIDFNVLTVTTIVLARRLIGAIVKEASQSSKVSLPRSIFLVITRFAVLTGTGWSLCRSIIHLFRTYSFLNLLFLCYPFGMYIPFLQLNCDFRKTALFSQVANIGPRETGDVNSRGKDYLTVLKETWKQHTRQMYGMEAMPTHACCLSPDLIRNEVEYLKMDFNWRMKEVLVSSMLSAYYVAFVPVWFVKNTQYYDKRWSCELFLLVSISTSVILMQHLLPARYCDLLHKAAAHLGCWQKVDPALCSNVLQHQWTEECMWPQGVLVKHSKNVYKAVGHYNVAVPSDVSHFRFHFFFSKPLRILNILILLEGAVIFYQLYSLISSEKWHQTISLALILFSNYYAFFKLLRDRLVLGKAYSYSASRDSEQKFN
- the TMEM39B gene encoding transmembrane protein 39B isoform X1 produces the protein MAGGRRGPNRTSYCRNPLCETGATGGSGHSTSSSVTGVRSRTRSGSGTGLSSPPLATQTVVPLRHCKIPELPVERSVLFELQLFFCHLIALFVHYINIYKTVWWYPPSHPPSHTSLNFHLIDFNVLTVTTIVLARRLIGAIVKEASQSSKVSLPRSIFLVITRFAVLTGTGWSLCRSIIHLFRTYSFLNLLFLCYPFGMYIPFLQLNCDFRKTALFSQVANIGPRETGDVNSRGKDYLTVLKETWKQHTRQMYGMEAMPTHACCLSPDLIRNEVEYLKMDFNWRMKEVLVSSMLSAYYVAFVPVWFVKNTQYYDKRWSCELFLLVSISTSVILMQHLLPARYCDLLHKAAAHLGCWQKVDPALCSNVLQHQWTEECMWPQGVLVKHSKNVYKAVGHYNVAVPSDVSHFRFHFFFSKPLRILNILILLEGAVIFYQLYSLISSEKWHQTISLALILFSNYYAFFKLLRDRLVLGKAYSYSASRDSEQKFN